A DNA window from Deltaproteobacteria bacterium contains the following coding sequences:
- a CDS encoding DedA family protein: MIEWIHDLGQWVLHWAETPYSVYALFLIAFAESSFFPIPPDVLLIAMSILDPPGAFTYALVCTLGSLAGAVFGFLLGVKGGRPLLLKLFRLEKILMVERYYQKWDVWAVAIAAFTPIPYKVFTISAGVFELNFKRFLLASAVGRSGRFFLVALAIYFFGPAIKELLTKYLNLFTVVFIVLLFLGFWVVRHLARRSAKNEETHP, from the coding sequence ATGATCGAGTGGATTCATGATCTGGGTCAATGGGTGCTCCATTGGGCGGAAACGCCTTACTCCGTGTATGCCCTGTTCCTCATCGCCTTTGCGGAATCTTCTTTTTTCCCCATTCCACCCGACGTCCTGCTCATCGCCATGTCCATCCTGGATCCTCCCGGCGCGTTTACCTATGCTCTGGTCTGCACCCTGGGATCCCTTGCGGGGGCAGTGTTCGGATTCCTTTTGGGTGTCAAGGGCGGCAGGCCGCTTTTGCTGAAGCTCTTTCGTTTGGAAAAAATCCTTATGGTGGAAAGGTACTACCAGAAATGGGACGTCTGGGCCGTGGCCATCGCCGCCTTTACTCCCATACCTTACAAAGTATTCACCATATCGGCCGGTGTTTTCGAGCTGAACTTCAAACGTTTTCTCCTGGCCTCCGCCGTGGGACGAAGCGGCCGGTTCTTTCTCGTCGCCCTGGCCATCTACTTTTTCGGACCCGCGATCAAAGAGCTTCTGACGAAGTACTTGAACCTGTTTACCGTCGTGTTCATCGTTCTGCTGTTTCTGGGCTTCTGGGTCGTCCGCCATCTGGCCCGGAGATCGGCGAAAAATGAAGAAACGCACCCCTGA
- a CDS encoding UMP kinase, whose protein sequence is MGKRQLLDASNKRILIKLSGEALAGDKGSGFDTAAILDIVEEIVDVREMGFQPCIVIGGGNLFRGNMRPPQVERATGDSMGMLSTIMNALALRDFFESGGTSAEVYSNLPIPGVVRPFVRREARQDMDRGTVVIFAGGLGKPYFTTDTTAAWAALEMQCGLVVKATNVDGVYSGHPAKDPDARLYDTLTYAEVLEKELRVMDLTAMTLLKDYAMPLVVLNVRKKGNLKRMVAGGDVGTLVTV, encoded by the coding sequence ATGGGAAAAAGGCAGCTATTAGACGCTTCCAACAAGCGCATACTGATCAAGCTGAGCGGCGAAGCGCTGGCGGGAGATAAAGGTTCCGGCTTCGACACAGCGGCTATTTTGGACATCGTCGAAGAAATCGTCGATGTTCGGGAAATGGGATTCCAACCGTGCATCGTCATTGGCGGAGGCAACCTGTTTCGGGGAAACATGCGTCCGCCCCAGGTCGAGCGGGCCACCGGAGACTCCATGGGGATGCTTTCCACCATAATGAACGCTCTGGCGCTCCGAGACTTTTTTGAATCCGGGGGAACGTCCGCGGAAGTATACTCGAACCTGCCCATACCCGGAGTTGTTCGGCCGTTCGTAAGGAGAGAGGCCAGACAAGACATGGACCGGGGGACCGTCGTGATCTTCGCGGGCGGTCTGGGCAAGCCCTATTTCACCACGGACACAACCGCGGCTTGGGCCGCCCTCGAGATGCAATGCGGCCTCGTGGTAAAAGCCACCAATGTGGACGGCGTGTACAGCGGGCACCCCGCCAAAGATCCCGATGCCCGCTTATACGACACCCTGACGTACGCCGAGGTCCTTGAAAAGGAACTCAGGGTGATGGATCTCACCGCCATGACATTGCTGAAGGATTACGCCATGCCTTTGGTGGTGCTCAACGTCCGGAAGAAAGGCAATCTGAAACGAATGGTCGCCGGCGGCGATGTGGGGACTCTGGTCACCGTTTGA